In one window of Bemisia tabaci chromosome 4, PGI_BMITA_v3 DNA:
- the LOC109044457 gene encoding uncharacterized protein, with product MTYIEGIGDEVIECLIVLVIIVFATLAWWSTSTSDRPLMRTVYIVALHGRSASENGQPVGLTEAQNGTQQSDATLLPPHSSSIKQEETVEPVAEVSLTDDSPDGASSQASGNSECLEVVGIMDEGIQNDTSTDDSPSNVLRQRRIAFFQNRGSTLLEPTSSSNIDNQNKEQTESREGTPQEVATDKCVEDQTEDNAKQDEPLNQSSSGNSERTTEQAPSESQTSHSGTQPIGDDCIKIKLMYLNEEQKLVDGRRQELLGEFKRRHFSTELSANKVVKLIFNGRLLLKDAETLQNCGLYNNCVVHCLIHVNRSSQQSATSNNTSNTSSNNHSTRYTNQQNGQQSEWRLGSLLYSCLLIILSFCWYCQFSYSQLFTFTTTAALTVLTLLFLISLLPNNIPYLEYLHNNEVHVMH from the exons ATGACCTACATCGAAGGAATTGGCGATGAAGTCATTGAGTGTTTAATTGTTCTGGTGATCATTGTTTTTGCAACACTAGCATGGTGGTCCACATCAACCTCCGACCGTCCTTTGATGCGCACAGTCTACATCGTAGCACTTCATGGTAGATCTGCCTCTGAAAACGGTCAACCTGTTGGACTCACCGAGGCCCAAAACG gtacGCAACAAAGTGATGCAACATTACTACCACCGCACAGCAGCAGTATAAAACAAGAAGAAACTGTAGAACCTGTTGCAGAGGTCAGTCTTACGGATGATTCGCCTGACGGAGCGTCGAGTCAAGCTAGCGGAAACTCAGAATGTCTTGAAGTCGTAGGGATAATGGATGAAGGCATTCAAAACGATACATCCACAGATGACTCCCCATCAAATGTTTTGCGCCAACGACGGATTGCATTCTTTCAGAATCGCGGCTCCACTTTACTTGAGCCTACGAGTAGTAGCAATATCGATAACCAGAATAAAGAGCAAACTGAAAGCAGGGAAGGAACTCCTCAGGAAGTAGCAACAGATAAGTGTGTTGAAGATCAGACAGAGGATAATGCAAAGCAGGATGAACCACTAAATCAAAGTAGTTCAGGGAATAGTGAGAGGACAACCGAGCAAGCACCCAGTGAATCACAAACGAGTCATAGCGGAACACAGCCAATCGGTGATGATTGTATTAAAATCAAACTCATGTACTTAAATGAAGAACAGAAGCTTGTTGATGGAAGGCGTCAGGAATTGTTAGGAGAATTCAAAAG gcgTCATTTCAGCACCGAGCTTTCAGCCAACAAGGTAGTCAAACTTATTTTCAATGGTCGACTCCTTTTAAAAGATGCTGAAACGCTGCAAAACTGCGGTCTTTATAATAATTGTGTCGTTCACTGTTTGATCCATGTCAACCGAAGTAGTCAGCAGTCAGCAACTAGCAATAACACATCAAACACTTCGTCCAATAATCACTCAACTAG GTATACTAATCAACAGAATGGGCAGCAGTCTGAGTGGCGCTTAGGAAGTCTTTTGTATAGCTGTCTCCTCATAATACTTTCATTTTGTTGGTACTGCCAGTTCTCTTACTCACAACTGTTCACATTCACAACAACGGCAGCACTCACCGTTCTAACCCTCTTGTTTCTAATTTCGTTACTCCCTAATAATATTCCCTACCTGGAGTACTTGCACAACAACGAAGTTCATGTCATGCACTAG
- the LOC109044468 gene encoding protein CDV3 homolog, producing the protein MADLDDFFAKKDRKKSKTTKKFTTTDDLAKKLEETSKKTEKLKKEKMTASSVPTNNLAQDIVADETAAPAFNDEDEWKEFTEEKKDYSSLKIQHLQISENDAENGDQNDSNYDGFDEEGNETQPGSRRKQGPWKMVAPQPQAQPEPEPEPKPAEVPPAAQPASGKYISPALRQAMMQEKQLQRASLKNLKKGQTPDLGDVSSFPTLDQAKKAPASTSAWGKKRTDEPQQPSALPRDSRTIRGPPSFNRSSNSDYNRSDRDYNRSDYNRSDYNRSDYNRSDYNRSDRSDYNRPSDNRYDSLRDNRS; encoded by the exons ATGGCCGACTTGGACGACTTTTTTGCGAAGAAAGACCGTAAGAAGAGCAAAACTACTAAGAAATTTACAACCACTGATGACCTCGCCAAAAAGCTGGAAGAAACGTCCAAAAAAACAGAGAAactaaagaaagagaaaatgacTGCCTCATCTGTCCCTACAAACAACTTAGCTCAGGACATAGTTGCTGATGAAACTGCAGCTCCTGCATTCAAT GATGAGGATGAATGGAAAGAGTTCACGGAGGAGAAAAAAGACTACTCAAGTCTGAAAATTCAGCACCTCCAAATTTCGGAGAATGATGCAGAAAATGGGGATCAGAACGATAGCAATTATGATGGCTTTGATGAAGAAGGAAATGAAACCCAGCCTGGGAGCAGACGCAAGCAAGGGCCATGGAAAATGGTTGCGCCTCAGCCGCAGGCTCAGCCAGAGCCGGAACCTGAAC ccaAACCAGCAGAAGTGCCTCCAGCTGCTCAGCCTGCCTCAGGGAAATACATAAGTCCAGCTTTAAGGCAAGCAATGATGCAAGAAAAACAGTTACAAAGAGCTTCAT tgaaaaatctgaagaaaggACAAACACCTGATCTTGGAGATGTTTCATCATTTCCAACTTTAGACCAAGCCAAGAAAGCACCAGCTTCAACATCAGCTTGGGGAAAAAA GAGAACAGACGAGCCTCAGCAGCCATCAGCACTCCCTCGTGATAGTAGAACAATACGTGGACCTCCATCTTTCAATAGGTCATCGAATTCAGACTACAATAGATCGGACAGAGACTACAATAGATCCGACTACAATAGATCCGACTATAATAGATCCGACTACAACAGATCAGACTACAACCGGTCAGACAGATCTGATTACAATAGACCATCCGATAACAGATATGACTCATTGCGTGACAACCGAAGCTGA